One Rhodothermales bacterium DNA segment encodes these proteins:
- a CDS encoding S46 family peptidase encodes MKNFTLRALTVSILLVTGCSTSKHTAVVTEKPPSTEKLGTPQHVSTAAAAPAAAVVAPGRFDGGKMWTFDNPPMEYFNEAYGFRPDSAWFDKARLGSLRFATYCSASFVSPNGLIATNHHCGRGSVSDVSKKGENLLDNGFYAGHVEDERKVEELFVEQLISIEDVTDQVYAAVKGVFGDEAQSGARRQKADAVEQTMTNKVKATDSTLSVQVIELYNGGQYSAYTFKRYDDVRLVMAPELQIGYFGGDPDNFTYPRFNLDFSLFRAYGEDGLPLKTEKYFPWSVDGVKEGDAVFIVGNPGSTSRLSTVSQLEFERDHSLPAQLGIFTSRSAILKAYIDAHPEEAEEYDLRNTYFSLENSIKAFRGQLSGLKDPYLIARKNGAEQELKRALSATDSLNKLYGSVFNDIATMQKSKQAVAGQSGAFTYFGSEALTSHILLRGLYGYLHDFLKERGAPAERTSSLKKDGLAVDDWPAEIEEQFIAARLSEMKSYLGADHPIVKGILNGSTPDSVAKRVVAGTALKDSTGFAGLLDKGYRSSGDPTVKLINALAPAYLSLGQQLSSFQSTEENLNAKLARARFAIHGRTMPPDATFSPRLADGVVAGYDYNGTRAPAFTTLFGLLDHYYSYKGREEWKLPERWINGAANVDLSTPLNFVSTNDITGGNSGSPVLNRDLELVGLAFDSNVEALPNEYLFLDVSGRTVSVDSRGILEALDDIYDADRLVLELKTGTFYESEEKADEAVMVAH; translated from the coding sequence TTTTACCCTGCGCGCACTCACGGTCAGCATCCTGCTGGTCACCGGATGCTCCACCTCAAAACATACGGCTGTCGTTACGGAGAAGCCGCCCTCCACCGAGAAGCTCGGCACTCCGCAACACGTGTCGACCGCCGCTGCCGCTCCGGCCGCTGCCGTCGTCGCCCCCGGCCGCTTCGACGGTGGCAAGATGTGGACCTTCGATAATCCGCCGATGGAGTACTTCAACGAGGCGTACGGCTTTCGTCCCGATTCCGCCTGGTTCGATAAGGCCCGACTCGGCTCCCTGCGCTTTGCGACCTACTGCTCCGCATCTTTCGTTTCTCCCAACGGCCTCATCGCCACCAATCACCATTGCGGACGCGGCAGCGTTTCCGATGTGAGCAAGAAGGGGGAGAACCTGCTGGACAATGGCTTCTACGCCGGCCACGTGGAGGACGAGCGCAAAGTAGAGGAGTTGTTCGTGGAGCAGCTCATCTCGATAGAAGACGTCACCGACCAGGTATACGCTGCAGTCAAAGGTGTTTTCGGTGACGAGGCTCAGTCAGGAGCGAGAAGACAGAAAGCTGACGCCGTCGAACAGACGATGACCAACAAGGTCAAGGCAACCGACTCGACGCTATCGGTGCAGGTGATAGAACTCTATAACGGCGGACAGTATTCGGCATATACGTTCAAGCGATACGATGATGTCCGACTCGTGATGGCCCCCGAACTGCAGATCGGCTACTTCGGCGGTGACCCGGACAACTTCACCTACCCGCGATTCAACCTGGACTTCAGTTTGTTTCGCGCCTATGGCGAGGATGGTCTCCCGCTCAAGACCGAGAAGTATTTCCCGTGGTCGGTCGACGGGGTTAAGGAAGGCGACGCAGTATTCATTGTGGGAAATCCTGGATCGACCAGCCGGCTTAGCACAGTCAGCCAGCTGGAGTTTGAGCGCGATCACTCGCTGCCGGCGCAGCTCGGGATCTTCACGAGCAGATCGGCAATTCTGAAGGCCTACATCGACGCCCACCCTGAGGAGGCTGAAGAGTACGATCTCAGAAACACGTACTTCTCTCTCGAAAACTCGATCAAGGCATTCCGCGGACAGCTCTCTGGACTCAAGGATCCATATTTGATCGCACGGAAGAACGGCGCCGAACAGGAACTGAAGAGAGCGTTGTCGGCGACCGATTCTTTGAACAAGCTGTACGGTTCGGTCTTCAACGACATTGCGACGATGCAAAAATCGAAGCAGGCTGTCGCCGGGCAGTCTGGCGCGTTCACGTACTTCGGATCGGAGGCGTTGACGTCGCACATTCTGCTCCGCGGTCTGTATGGCTACCTGCACGATTTTCTCAAAGAGCGTGGCGCTCCCGCGGAAAGGACTTCGTCCCTGAAGAAGGACGGCCTGGCAGTAGACGACTGGCCTGCCGAGATCGAAGAGCAGTTCATCGCCGCCCGGTTGTCGGAGATGAAGTCCTATCTCGGTGCCGACCATCCGATCGTGAAAGGAATACTCAACGGAAGCACTCCGGATTCAGTCGCGAAGCGTGTCGTGGCGGGCACGGCGCTGAAGGATTCGACCGGATTCGCGGGACTGCTTGACAAGGGCTACAGATCAAGTGGAGACCCGACCGTAAAACTGATCAACGCACTGGCGCCGGCCTATCTCAGTCTGGGCCAGCAGCTCTCCAGTTTTCAGTCCACCGAGGAGAATCTGAATGCGAAGCTGGCACGGGCGCGTTTCGCCATCCACGGTCGCACAATGCCACCCGACGCTACGTTCTCGCCGCGACTTGCGGACGGCGTGGTTGCCGGGTACGATTACAACGGCACGCGCGCGCCCGCATTCACTACGCTGTTCGGACTTCTCGATCACTACTACTCGTACAAGGGTCGCGAAGAGTGGAAGCTTCCGGAACGCTGGATCAATGGTGCGGCTAACGTCGACCTCTCGACTCCGCTGAACTTCGTTTCGACGAACGACATCACCGGCGGCAACTCGGGTTCTCCGGTGTTGAATCGTGATCTGGAACTGGTCGGCCTCGCGTTCGACAGCAATGTCGAAGCGCTACCCAACGAGTATCTGTTTCTTGATGTCAGCGGACGTACCGTGTCGGTCGATTCGCGAGGCATTCTGGAGGCGCTCGACGATATCTACGATGCGGATCGCCTGGTGCTCGAGCTGAAGACCGGCACGTTCTATGAGTCGGAAGAGAAGGCGGACGAAGCGGTGATGGTGGCGCACTAA